In Callospermophilus lateralis isolate mCalLat2 chromosome 4, mCalLat2.hap1, whole genome shotgun sequence, one genomic interval encodes:
- the Parp11 gene encoding LOW QUALITY PROTEIN: protein mono-ADP-ribosyltransferase PARP11 (The sequence of the model RefSeq protein was modified relative to this genomic sequence to represent the inferred CDS: deleted 1 base in 1 codon): protein MFHKAEEFLSKTTDSEMDDMDTSDTQWGWFYLAECGKWHMFQPDTNIQCSVSSEDIEKSFRTNPCGSISFTTSKFSYKIDFAGIQFKEKARNIQIFEICELCKFYNEMKQMNLTTGKQRLIKRAPFSISAFSYICENEAIPMPPHWENVNTEVPYQLISLHNQTHEYNEVASLFGKTMDRNRIKRIQRIQNLDLWEFFCRKKAQLKKKRGVPQINEQMLFHGTSNEFVEAICIHNFDWRINGIHGALFGKGTYFARDAAYSSRFCKDDIKHGNTFQIHGVSLQQRHLFRTYKSMFLARVLVGDYINGDSKYMRPPSKDGSYVNLYDSCVDDTWNPKIFVVFDANQIYPEYLIDFH, encoded by the exons ATGTTTCATAAAGCAGAAGAATTCTTATCCAAAACGACGGATAGTGAAATGGATGACATGGACACATCAGATACCCAGTGGGGCTGGTTTTATCTGGCAGAATGTGGGAAGTGGCATATGTTTCAG CCGGATACCAACATTCAATGTTCAGTTAGTAGTGAAGATATCGAAAAGAGCTTCAGAACAAACCCTTGTGGCTCCATTTCTTTTACTACTTCCAAATTCAGCTACAAGATAGACTTCGcag gtATACAATTTAAAGAGAAGGCAAGAAATatacaaatttttgaaatt tgtgAGTTGTGCAAGTTTTATAATG AAATGAAGCAAATGAATCTCACCACTGGAAAGCAGCGCTTAATAAAAAGGGCTCCTTTTTCTATCAGTGCTTTCAG TTATATCTGTGAAAATGAGGCTATCCCTATGCCACCACACTGGGAGAATGTGAATACTGAAGTACCATATCAG CTTATTTCTCTGCACAATCAAACACATGAATATAACGAAGTTGCCAGTCTGTTTGGGAAAACAATGGATCGTAACCGAATTAAAAGAATTCAGAGAATTCAAAATTTAGACCTATGGGAATTCTTTTGCAG GAAAAAGGCTCAGCTCAAGAAAAAAAGAGGTGTCCCTCAGATTAATGAACAAATGCTATTTCATGGTACCAGCAATGAATTTGTGGAAGCAATTTGCATTCATAATTTTGATTGGAGAATAAATGGTATACATGGTGCTCTCTTTGGGAAAG GAACCTATTTTGCTAGAGATGCTGCTTACTCCAGTCGCTTCTGCAAAGATGACATAAAGCATGGAAACACATTCCAAATTCATGGTGTCAGCTTGCAACAGCGGCATCTATTTAGAACATATAAATCTATGTTTCTTGCTCGAGTGCTAGTTGGAGATTACATAAACGGAGACTCCAAATACATGCGACCTCCTTCCAAAGACGGGAGCTATGTGAATTTATATGACAGCTGTGTGGATGATACCTGGAATCCAAAGATCTTTGTGGTTTTTGATGCCAACCAAATCTATCCTGAGTACTTGATAGACTTTCATTGA